The Natrinema sp. DC36 genome includes the window GAACGGATCCATCCGAGCATCGTCTCTACCGTCCAGACGATCTGGTGGATCTTCATCCTCTTTACGTTCGTCTCAATCTTGCTCCTCTGGACCGTCGGAATGCCGATCTGGGGTGCGATCAACCACGGGATGACGGGTCTGGCAACCGGCGGGTTCTCGATCACCGACAACTCGATCGCCACCTACGACAGTGCGGCTATCGACTTTGCGCTGCTGCCAGTCATGCTGCTCGGCAGTATCGCGTTCCCGATCCACTATCTCATTCTGCAGGGCGATCTGCGTAACCTCTACGCAGACCTGCAGACCCGGTGGGTGTTCATTTACATGAGCCTCGGAACGCTCGCTCTCACCGCATTAGTGTACGTCGGCGACACGTACGATTCCCTGTTCACGGCGTTCCGATACGGATCGTTCCAGTTCGTCTCTGCCGCCACCTGTGCCGGTTTCCAGACCGCCGTCGACTCGACCAACGTGGCACTGGGAAGCTGGACGGCTCAGGCCCAGCTCACCGTGACGTTCGGCATGATCGTCGGCGGTGCAGCCGGATCGACGGTCGGCGGAATCAAGCTGATCCGGGCTCTCACGCTGTTAAAGGGGATCAGGTTCCGGATTTCGGACGTGTTCTACCCCGAAACGGCCGTCCGACGGCTGAAAATCAACGGTCGTCGCCTCAACGAACGAGAGATGCGCCAAGAGTTCGAGGAAGCAGCGATCATCGCGTTCCTCTGGTTCGTCTTCCTCGGTATCGGCACGTTCGTTCTCCTCTTGTTACTCCCGGAGGGAGCGTACACGCTCGAGAACGTTATTTTCGAAGTCGCCAGCGCACAGGGGAACGTCGGTCTCTCCGCGGGGATCACCGGTCCGAAATCGCTACCGACGCTCGGTAAGATCATGTTCCTCTTTAACATGTGGATCGGTCGCCTCGAGATTATTCCGGTCCTCGTGACGGTGCGAGCGGTCTTCCGCCGCGGAGGGATCTACCGATGAGGGCCAGCAACCTCCCGATCGTCGGTGAGCTGCTCGAATCGGGTGCCGAAGATCGGGTCTTCGATTCGCTCTTGCTCGTCGGCCCGCTTCTGATCCTCTTCATCGCCCTCGTTGGACGATCGACCCTTACTACCGGACTCGCACTCTCCTATGTCGTTTTCTTCACCGCATACGTCCTCTACCGCGGTGTCCGCGGCTAAGGGCCGTTCGACTGCCTTCGGAAGGGAGAACTCGAGCGATTACCTCGACTCCTATATCAGTTCGATGACCTCGTCGAGAGCGTCCGCGGCGACGAAGATGATCACGTGGTCGCCGGACTGAACGACCGTCTCGCCGCGCGGCGTGATGTGCTCACCGTCCCGCGAGATGGCACCGATGACGACGCCCTCCGGGAGGTCGTTCGTCGCATCGACGATCTCTCGGCCGACGAGAACGCTCTCCGGGCCGACCTCGATCTCGATGACCTCCGCGCGATCGTGCTCGAGCATCGCTATCTTCTCGGTGTTGTCCGTCCGGGTGAACCGGATGATTTCCTCCGCGGTTTCCTCTCGAGGATTGATCGCGACGTCGACGCCGACGGTCTCGAAGAGGTCGGCGTACTGGGGGTTCTCGATGATCGCGACGGTACGGTCGACGCCGAGGCGGTCGGCGAGCAGGGAGACGAGGAGGTTCTTCTCGTCGCTGTCGAGGGCGGCGATCACGACGTCGGCCTCGCCGACGTGCTCGCGGGCGAGGAACTCCTGATTGGTCGCGTCGCTCTCCATGACCATCGTGTTCGGGAGCGACTCGGCGACCTCGCGAGCCCGTTCGTGATCGCGTTCGATCAGCCGCGGACGAAAGCCGTGATCCTCGAACTCCCGGGCGGTCTGAAATCCGATCTCGCTGGCACCGACGATGACGACTTCCTCCGCTTCCTCGGGCGTCATAGCGACTTCGTTGGCGAAGTCGTTGATCGAAGTTGGACTCCCGATCACGACGACCCGATCCCCGGCCTGAATAACGGTGTCACCTCTGGTGACGACCATCTCGTCGTCCCGGAAGATCGCGGCGAACGTGAGCGAATCGTAACAGTCAGCTTCCCTGACGGTCCGATCTGCGATCGGGCTGTCCACCGGGATGTCGAACTCGGCCATGCGAATGAGCCCGCCAGCGAACGTATCGACGTCGTGCGCGCTCGGCAGTCCCGAAATCCGGAAGATCGCCTGGGCGGTCAAGAGGTCGGTACAGACCATGAAATCGACGCCGAAGGCCCCCTTCGAGCCCTGCCACGTCTCGAGCAACGTCCGGCGACGCACTCGTGCGATGGTAAAGACGTCGCCCGCAGCTTTCGCCGCGCCGCAGACGACCGCGTTCGTCTCGTCGTTGTCGGTACAGGCGATGACGAGACCCGCCTGCTCGAGTCCGGCCTCGCGCAGCGTCTCGAGGTCGGTTCCGTCACCGCGGATCGTGAGCACGTCGAGCGAGTACGTGAGTTCCTCGGTGACGTCGCCGTCGCGATCGACCAGGGCAACGTCGTGGGTGTCCTCCAGGTTGGCGGCGATCGATCGACCGACTTCGCCGGCCCCGACGATGATTACGTACACGACGGTCCCTCCGAAATCATAGTTATTGGGATCCGTTTCGAGGCGACGGGGAAATGGATTTCGGTGCCTGAAAGCGCCTGCCAGTTCCCCGGAAGGTGCCCTCAGTGGGCGGTAGGGGCGATGCGACGACGGGCGAGCCAACCCACTGCGTTTTTAACACCCGGCCGTGTAGGAGGCACTAGCGAAACCCGCGGGCAAGTGCGTTCGGGGCTTGCGATGTCGCGAGCTATCGAAGACGGAACCGCCGTCGCACCGAGCGCATAGCGGGATGGCCGACGTGCTGTAAGACGCCGGGGCCGTACAACCGGGAGTCCGCGGACCGTTTCGACGAGAGTCCAGGCAGCGACTTTCAGTACGAGGAACCATGGAAATCGAAATCGCAACCATCGGCGGCTACGAAGAAGTCGGACGGCAGATGACTGCCGTCCGCGCAGGCGACGACGTCGTCATTTTCGACATGGGGCTGAACCTCTCGCAGGTTCTGATCCACGACAACGTCGAAACCGAACGGATGCACAGTCTCGACCTGATCGATATGGGCGCGATCCCCGACGATCGGGTCATGAGCGACCTCGAGGGCGACGTGAAGGCTATCGTGCC containing:
- a CDS encoding TrkH family potassium uptake protein, which produces MNEAIETIGRDLGRILEALAGLMFVSLLIPIVWREYYAIPALIVSGLVPLAIGYFFTTRFREATKPGKLHGMIIAAAGWFCVAVFGSLPFYFIAWTVEFSPTLMETPSQTTTLAAFTDPLNALFESMSGFTGTGLTMTDNEEVLPRTLQWWRSFIEWIGGVGVIVLTTAILARPGSGSLTLYESEARSERIHPSIVSTVQTIWWIFILFTFVSILLLWTVGMPIWGAINHGMTGLATGGFSITDNSIATYDSAAIDFALLPVMLLGSIAFPIHYLILQGDLRNLYADLQTRWVFIYMSLGTLALTALVYVGDTYDSLFTAFRYGSFQFVSAATCAGFQTAVDSTNVALGSWTAQAQLTVTFGMIVGGAAGSTVGGIKLIRALTLLKGIRFRISDVFYPETAVRRLKINGRRLNEREMRQEFEEAAIIAFLWFVFLGIGTFVLLLLLPEGAYTLENVIFEVASAQGNVGLSAGITGPKSLPTLGKIMFLFNMWIGRLEIIPVLVTVRAVFRRGGIYR
- the trkA gene encoding Trk system potassium transporter TrkA: MYVIIVGAGEVGRSIAANLEDTHDVALVDRDGDVTEELTYSLDVLTIRGDGTDLETLREAGLEQAGLVIACTDNDETNAVVCGAAKAAGDVFTIARVRRRTLLETWQGSKGAFGVDFMVCTDLLTAQAIFRISGLPSAHDVDTFAGGLIRMAEFDIPVDSPIADRTVREADCYDSLTFAAIFRDDEMVVTRGDTVIQAGDRVVVIGSPTSINDFANEVAMTPEEAEEVVIVGASEIGFQTAREFEDHGFRPRLIERDHERAREVAESLPNTMVMESDATNQEFLAREHVGEADVVIAALDSDEKNLLVSLLADRLGVDRTVAIIENPQYADLFETVGVDVAINPREETAEEIIRFTRTDNTEKIAMLEHDRAEVIEIEVGPESVLVGREIVDATNDLPEGVVIGAISRDGEHITPRGETVVQSGDHVIIFVAADALDEVIELI